In Caproicibacterium amylolyticum, a genomic segment contains:
- a CDS encoding phosphoketolase family protein: MQDQGCVEKQPLTDDYLKKMDAYWRAANYLGAGQLYLLDNPLLKRPLTMDDVKKKIVGHWGTVPGQNFVYVHLNRAIKKYDLDMILISGPGHGGNFFVANTYLEGTYSEVYPNISRDEEGMKKLFKQFSFPGGISSHVAPETPGSINEGGELGYSIAHAFGSVFDNPDLITACVVGDGEAETGPLATSWHSNKFLNPVNDGAVLPILHLNGYKISNPTIFSRMSHEEVENFFKGCGWKPYFVEGDDPMTMHHKMAETLDTAIEEIKAIQKHARETGDTTRPQWPMIVLRTPKGWTGPKVVDGKQIEGTFRAHQVPMTMEAPEHLQQLSDWLHSYHPEELFDENGHLIPELQALAPTGDHRIGANPHANGGKLLHDLRLPDFRDYAVDVPAPGSVEKQDMIELGGFVRDTFKLNEGSRNFRIFGPDETMSNRLNKVFEVTNRDWNAKHLDNDEFLATDGRVMDSMLSEHMCEGWLEGYLLTGRHGFFASYEAFIRIVDSMAAQHAKWLKVCNQLPWRQPIASLNLILTSNVWQQDHNGFTHQDPGFLDHIANKKADVVRLYLPPDTNCLLSVFDHCIRSKNYVNVMVTSKHPRPQWLTMEQAVKHCTQGIGIWEWASNDQGFEPDVVMACCGDTPTLETLAAVTILRDNLPELKIRVINVVDLMKLEPHTKHPHGLSDVDYDALFTADKPIVFAFHGYPTLIHELTYHRHNRNLHVCGYREEGTITTPFDMRVQNEIDRFHLVKDVINRLPQLGNRGAYLIQKMNDSLVAHKQYISTYGQDLPEVRDWKWHTPEQK, from the coding sequence ATGCAAGACCAGGGGTGTGTTGAAAAGCAGCCCCTGACCGATGACTATCTGAAAAAGATGGATGCTTACTGGCGCGCTGCCAACTATCTTGGTGCCGGCCAGCTGTATCTGTTGGACAACCCGCTGCTCAAGCGCCCGCTGACCATGGACGACGTCAAGAAAAAAATCGTCGGCCACTGGGGCACTGTGCCGGGGCAGAACTTTGTGTATGTCCACCTGAACCGTGCAATCAAGAAATATGACCTTGACATGATCCTGATTTCCGGCCCGGGCCATGGAGGCAACTTCTTCGTTGCAAACACCTACCTTGAAGGCACCTACAGCGAAGTGTACCCGAACATCAGCCGCGATGAGGAAGGCATGAAGAAACTCTTCAAGCAGTTCTCTTTCCCAGGTGGCATTTCCAGCCACGTTGCGCCGGAAACCCCCGGTTCCATCAATGAGGGCGGCGAACTCGGCTACTCCATTGCACACGCATTCGGCTCTGTTTTTGACAACCCCGACCTGATTACCGCCTGTGTCGTGGGTGACGGCGAAGCCGAAACCGGACCGCTGGCTACCAGCTGGCACTCCAACAAGTTCCTCAACCCTGTAAACGACGGCGCTGTGCTGCCGATTCTGCACCTGAATGGCTATAAAATCAGCAACCCGACCATCTTCTCCCGCATGTCCCACGAAGAAGTGGAAAACTTCTTTAAGGGCTGCGGCTGGAAGCCGTACTTTGTTGAGGGCGACGACCCGATGACCATGCACCATAAAATGGCCGAAACGCTGGACACCGCAATCGAAGAGATTAAGGCGATTCAGAAGCACGCACGTGAAACAGGCGACACCACCCGCCCGCAGTGGCCGATGATCGTTCTGCGTACACCAAAGGGCTGGACCGGCCCGAAAGTGGTTGACGGCAAGCAAATTGAGGGCACATTCCGTGCCCATCAGGTGCCGATGACTATGGAAGCTCCGGAACATCTGCAGCAGCTGAGCGACTGGCTGCACAGCTACCATCCGGAAGAGCTGTTCGATGAGAACGGCCATCTGATTCCGGAGCTGCAGGCTCTGGCACCAACCGGCGACCACCGCATTGGCGCAAACCCGCATGCAAACGGCGGCAAACTGCTGCATGATCTGCGTCTGCCCGATTTCCGCGACTATGCAGTTGATGTTCCGGCTCCGGGTTCTGTTGAAAAGCAGGACATGATTGAGCTGGGCGGCTTTGTGCGCGACACCTTCAAGCTGAATGAAGGCAGCCGCAACTTCCGTATCTTTGGGCCTGACGAGACCATGTCCAACCGTTTGAACAAGGTCTTTGAAGTAACCAACCGCGACTGGAATGCAAAGCATCTGGACAACGATGAATTCCTCGCAACCGACGGCCGCGTAATGGATTCCATGCTCAGCGAGCATATGTGTGAAGGCTGGCTGGAAGGCTACCTGCTGACCGGCCGTCATGGTTTCTTCGCAAGCTATGAGGCATTCATCCGCATTGTGGACAGCATGGCTGCTCAGCACGCAAAGTGGCTCAAGGTCTGCAACCAGCTGCCATGGCGTCAGCCGATCGCTTCCCTGAACCTTATTCTGACTTCCAACGTATGGCAGCAGGATCACAACGGATTTACCCATCAGGATCCGGGCTTCCTCGACCATATTGCAAACAAGAAGGCAGACGTTGTACGCCTTTACCTGCCGCCGGATACAAACTGCCTGCTGTCTGTATTTGACCACTGCATCCGCAGCAAGAACTATGTCAACGTAATGGTAACTTCCAAGCATCCGCGCCCCCAGTGGCTGACCATGGAGCAGGCTGTGAAGCACTGCACCCAGGGCATCGGCATCTGGGAGTGGGCAAGCAACGACCAGGGCTTCGAGCCTGACGTTGTCATGGCCTGCTGCGGCGATACGCCGACTCTGGAAACACTGGCTGCTGTCACGATTCTGCGCGACAACCTGCCGGAGCTGAAGATTCGTGTCATCAACGTGGTTGACCTGATGAAGCTGGAGCCGCACACTAAGCATCCGCATGGCCTTTCCGACGTGGACTATGACGCACTGTTCACCGCCGACAAGCCGATTGTCTTTGCTTTCCATGGCTATCCGACTCTGATTCATGAACTGACCTATCACCGTCACAACCGCAACCTGCACGTCTGCGGCTACCGTGAAGAGGGCACCATTACCACACCGTTTGACATGCGTGTACAGAACGAGATTGACCGTTTCCATCTTGTTAAGGATGTCATCAACCGTCTGCCGCAGCTTGGCAACCGTGGCGCGTACCTCATCCAGAAGATGAACGACAGCCTCGTTGCGCATAAACAGTATATCAGCACCTACGGCCAGGACCTGCCCGAAGTCCGCGACTGGAAGTGGCATACTCCGGAACAGAAGTAA
- a CDS encoding ECF transporter S component: MKKNAKYYKFTLMALFAAITLILGFTPLGYIPLPFIKLTIIHIPVILGSVLLGPQYGAGLGALFGLTSLINNTMMPAVTSFTFSPFIPLPGTTQGTPVALLICFLPRILVGIFPYYVYRGMQKLLKGRDKNVASLAVSGVAGALTNTVFVMGLIYFLFRDAYAAAKGIAPDAVAGIIMGIVSFNGVIEAIAAGVIVAALGKVLLRFTQSGVKPVKK, encoded by the coding sequence TTGAAAAAGAACGCAAAGTACTACAAGTTCACGCTGATGGCGTTGTTTGCAGCCATCACACTCATCTTGGGATTTACACCGCTGGGGTACATCCCGCTGCCCTTTATCAAGCTGACCATTATCCACATACCGGTTATCTTGGGTTCCGTGCTGCTGGGGCCGCAGTACGGTGCCGGGCTGGGCGCCCTGTTTGGACTGACAAGCCTTATCAACAATACGATGATGCCTGCAGTCACTTCTTTTACGTTTTCTCCATTCATTCCGCTGCCCGGTACGACACAGGGTACACCAGTGGCACTGCTTATTTGCTTCCTGCCGCGGATTCTGGTCGGTATTTTCCCGTATTATGTGTACCGCGGGATGCAGAAGCTGCTCAAAGGCCGTGATAAAAACGTGGCTTCGCTGGCCGTCAGCGGTGTAGCGGGTGCGCTGACCAATACGGTATTCGTCATGGGTCTTATTTATTTCCTATTCCGTGACGCTTATGCGGCAGCCAAGGGAATCGCACCGGATGCAGTTGCCGGTATTATCATGGGTATTGTCAGTTTTAACGGCGTGATAGAGGCCATTGCGGCGGGCGTTATTGTGGCTGCGCTGGGCAAGGTACTGCTGCGTTTTACACAGTCCGGTGTAAAGCCAGTTAAAAAGTAA
- a CDS encoding NAD-dependent protein deacylase has product MEQIAELQKMLDASERIVFFGGAGVSTESGIPDFRSTDGLYHQKYPYPPETMLSHTFYRQHTEEFFDFYRDKLLYPEAKPNAAHKKLAELEQAGKLTAVVTQNIDGLHQAAGSKNVFELHGSVLRNYCETCGKFYPEEEVLNSNGVPRCSCGGIIKPDIVLYEEGLNQEILEGAVQAIAEADMLIIAGTSLAVYPAAGLIRFYHGNRLVLINKSSTSADGDAALVLHEPVGEVLAKLK; this is encoded by the coding sequence ATGGAGCAGATTGCAGAACTGCAGAAAATGCTGGATGCAAGCGAACGAATCGTGTTTTTCGGCGGTGCGGGGGTTTCCACAGAAAGCGGAATCCCCGATTTTCGCAGTACAGACGGGCTTTACCATCAGAAATATCCCTATCCGCCGGAAACAATGCTGAGCCACACATTTTACCGGCAGCATACGGAAGAATTTTTTGATTTTTATCGGGATAAGCTTCTTTATCCGGAGGCTAAACCCAATGCCGCACATAAAAAGCTGGCAGAGCTGGAGCAGGCAGGTAAGCTGACAGCGGTGGTTACACAGAATATAGACGGACTGCATCAGGCGGCGGGAAGCAAAAATGTGTTTGAACTGCACGGCAGCGTGCTGCGCAATTACTGTGAAACGTGCGGCAAGTTTTATCCGGAAGAAGAAGTTTTGAACAGCAATGGTGTACCGCGCTGTTCCTGCGGCGGTATTATTAAGCCTGATATTGTGCTGTATGAGGAAGGCCTGAATCAAGAGATTCTGGAAGGGGCTGTGCAGGCGATTGCAGAGGCGGATATGCTGATTATAGCGGGAACTTCGCTTGCAGTGTATCCGGCAGCGGGGCTGATTCGCTTTTACCATGGAAACCGATTGGTACTGATTAATAAATCTTCTACCTCGGCAGATGGGGATGCAGCACTGGTTCTGCATGAACCGGTGGGGGAAGTACTGGCAAAACTAAAGTAA
- a CDS encoding ABC transporter ATP-binding protein: MAILEVSNLKKVYTTRLGGTHVQALRNVTFSAEQGEYVAIMGESGSGKTTLLNILAALDTPTSGQVILDGKHLSDLKEKDLSAFRRNNLGFVFQDFNLLDTFSLQDNIFLPLVLAGKAYPEMKQKLDPIAAELGISELLQKYPYEVSGGQKQRAAVARAIITDPKLLLADEPTGALDSRSADGLLNVFDGLNKQGQTVIMVTHSVKAASHARRILFIRDGEIFHQLYRGENSEDEMFAKISDTLTLIATGGEQNG, translated from the coding sequence ATGGCAATCTTAGAGGTCAGCAACCTTAAAAAAGTTTATACCACACGCCTGGGCGGCACACATGTGCAGGCTCTGCGAAATGTTACATTCTCTGCGGAACAGGGCGAGTACGTCGCAATCATGGGCGAAAGCGGCAGCGGCAAAACCACCCTGCTGAATATTCTGGCAGCACTGGACACCCCCACCTCCGGTCAGGTGATTTTAGACGGCAAGCATCTTTCTGACTTAAAAGAAAAGGATCTCTCCGCTTTCCGGCGCAACAACCTTGGCTTTGTGTTTCAGGATTTTAACCTGCTGGATACTTTCTCTTTACAGGACAACATTTTTTTGCCGCTGGTACTGGCTGGAAAAGCTTACCCGGAAATGAAGCAGAAGCTGGACCCGATTGCCGCCGAACTCGGCATTTCTGAACTCCTGCAAAAATACCCTTATGAGGTTTCCGGCGGGCAGAAGCAGCGTGCCGCTGTGGCACGTGCCATCATCACCGACCCAAAGCTGCTGCTGGCTGATGAGCCGACCGGTGCACTGGACTCCCGCTCTGCGGACGGCCTGCTGAACGTCTTTGACGGTCTGAATAAACAGGGACAAACTGTTATTATGGTCACGCACAGTGTGAAAGCTGCCAGCCATGCACGCCGCATTCTCTTTATCCGGGACGGTGAAATTTTTCATCAGCTGTACCGCGGTGAAAACAGCGAAGACGAAATGTTCGCAAAGATTTCCGACACCCTGACTCTGATTGCAACAGGCGGTGAACAGAATGGGTAA
- a CDS encoding FtsX-like permease family protein, with the protein MGKTFYLKLAGQNLKKNSKFYIPYFIASSMTTAMFYIMGFLADNQGVANMKGHQSLVAMMKMGTFIIGIFAVLILLYINSFLMKRRQKEIGLYNVLGMEKRHIGRILGWETVYSYLISMLCGVGGGILLSKLFLLFLCKLTGISNAINFTVSLTSLTQTLLLFAAIFIFILILNRFKVHLSNPVELLRGGNVGEKEPKANWVLAVLGFALTGTGYYIALTTESPIAALQYFFLAVILVIIGTYFLFIAGTVALLKLLKKNKKFYYKVNHFTAVSGLLYRMKQNAAGLATICILASMVMVMVSTTSSLNIGMNNILTTQYPHDFSISMDNPEKDSGKMLKDLVSTAVAQKKLSISDLHGTRYFSAVAKRNDSSYSLGSTDEKDMTGMTTFAFLSADEYKAATGKTVSLGDGEAAAYTYYGTLPESFTYLGQQLKVKSRLQSPPLDTDMSAYLVDSHIIVVKDDAVLETLHQAQIKAQGQDDASRYMYSLYFNTSGTDEQKIALTDTIQKTISNEVKSWTNGGGYRISSSAGMKDDLQDTYGSLLFLGLFLTILFLMATVLIIYYKQISEGYDDVGRYEIMQKVGMSHAIVKKSIHSQILIVFFLPLAVAVLHMAAVFKFMTKLLKLMGLLNIPLFALCTVCTVALFAVIYTIVYCITTRTYYKIVSPTK; encoded by the coding sequence ATGGGTAAGACTTTTTACTTAAAGCTTGCCGGTCAGAATCTGAAAAAGAACAGCAAGTTTTATATTCCTTACTTCATTGCCAGCTCCATGACAACTGCTATGTTTTACATCATGGGTTTTCTTGCCGACAACCAGGGCGTTGCAAATATGAAAGGACACCAGTCCCTTGTAGCAATGATGAAGATGGGAACTTTCATTATCGGCATTTTTGCCGTACTCATTCTTTTATACATCAACAGCTTCCTGATGAAACGCCGGCAGAAGGAAATCGGCCTTTACAACGTACTCGGCATGGAAAAACGCCACATTGGCCGCATTCTCGGCTGGGAAACGGTTTATTCCTATCTCATATCCATGCTGTGCGGCGTTGGCGGCGGCATTTTGCTGAGCAAGCTGTTTCTGCTCTTTCTCTGCAAACTGACCGGCATCTCCAACGCAATCAACTTTACCGTAAGCCTGACCAGTTTGACACAGACACTACTTTTATTTGCAGCCATCTTTATTTTCATTCTGATTTTAAATCGCTTTAAAGTTCACCTTTCAAACCCGGTGGAACTGCTGCGCGGCGGCAATGTCGGTGAAAAAGAACCAAAAGCAAACTGGGTACTCGCCGTCCTTGGCTTTGCGCTGACCGGCACCGGCTACTACATTGCCCTGACCACAGAAAGCCCCATTGCTGCGCTGCAGTACTTCTTCCTAGCGGTCATTCTGGTTATTATCGGCACTTATTTTCTGTTTATTGCCGGTACGGTCGCTCTGCTGAAACTGCTGAAGAAAAATAAAAAATTCTACTACAAAGTGAATCATTTTACCGCTGTTTCCGGTCTTCTTTACCGTATGAAGCAAAATGCGGCCGGCCTTGCTACCATCTGCATTCTTGCTTCCATGGTCATGGTCATGGTCAGCACAACCAGCAGTCTGAACATCGGCATGAACAACATTTTAACTACGCAGTATCCGCATGACTTTTCCATCAGTATGGATAATCCCGAGAAAGACTCCGGCAAAATGCTAAAGGATTTGGTCAGCACTGCCGTTGCACAAAAAAAGCTCAGCATCAGCGACTTACACGGTACTCGGTACTTTTCTGCTGTCGCTAAGCGTAACGACAGCAGTTACAGCCTTGGTTCTACCGATGAAAAGGATATGACCGGCATGACAACATTTGCATTCCTTTCCGCAGACGAATATAAAGCTGCTACCGGAAAAACAGTTTCTCTTGGTGACGGCGAAGCCGCCGCCTACACTTACTATGGCACCCTGCCAGAAAGTTTCACTTACCTTGGACAACAGTTGAAGGTAAAAAGCCGCCTGCAAAGCCCGCCGCTGGACACCGATATGTCCGCTTATCTGGTGGACTCCCACATTATTGTGGTAAAAGATGACGCGGTACTGGAAACCTTGCATCAGGCGCAGATAAAGGCACAGGGGCAGGACGATGCGTCCCGATATATGTATTCCCTGTATTTCAACACCAGCGGAACGGACGAGCAGAAAATTGCACTCACGGATACCATTCAAAAGACAATTTCAAATGAGGTCAAAAGCTGGACAAATGGCGGCGGTTACCGCATTTCCAGCAGTGCAGGAATGAAAGATGACCTTCAAGACACCTATGGCAGCCTGCTGTTCCTTGGTCTGTTCCTGACGATTCTGTTCCTGATGGCAACCGTACTGATTATCTACTATAAACAGATTTCCGAGGGCTACGATGATGTAGGCCGCTACGAAATCATGCAGAAAGTCGGCATGAGCCACGCCATAGTAAAAAAATCGATTCACAGTCAGATTTTAATCGTCTTCTTTCTGCCGCTTGCGGTGGCGGTACTGCACATGGCTGCTGTGTTTAAATTCATGACAAAACTGCTTAAGCTGATGGGGCTCCTGAACATTCCGCTGTTTGCACTTTGCACCGTCTGCACGGTTGCGCTTTTTGCAGTCATTTACACCATTGTATACTGCATTACCACCCGCACTTATTATAAAATTGTTTCACCAACCAAGTAG
- a CDS encoding ABC transporter permease — MFKLIHADLYKVFHRVYFYVLTLVVSALSFIVILSAHSNSTPQGDMVASILQFAVQYLSLPVMILPCLTDIVLNEEYREHTVKNTMAYGTNRNQLYSAKLITAFLLGVIMLIVVMIVFVGGALLLLPHEGLTTAIMGDFFARLGVAVVVYAACLSMAAFFSTLCSRNTLWMFLFYGVFFFTDLLLHLFKLDEGIKYVLKTQFNHISANPVSQLGMPIVVSLVTLAVFYAAGSALFCKKDVS, encoded by the coding sequence ATGTTTAAATTGATTCACGCAGATTTATATAAAGTTTTTCACCGCGTATATTTTTATGTACTGACGCTGGTGGTGTCAGCGCTTTCATTCATTGTGATTCTTTCTGCGCACAGCAACAGTACACCACAGGGAGATATGGTTGCTTCAATACTGCAGTTCGCTGTGCAGTATCTTTCTCTTCCGGTTATGATTCTGCCGTGTTTAACAGACATTGTTTTGAATGAGGAATACCGCGAACATACAGTGAAAAATACAATGGCTTACGGTACAAACCGTAATCAGCTTTACAGCGCGAAGCTGATTACGGCATTCCTGCTGGGAGTTATCATGTTGATTGTGGTAATGATCGTTTTTGTTGGCGGGGCGCTGCTGCTTTTGCCGCATGAAGGTCTGACCACTGCGATTATGGGCGATTTTTTTGCCCGCCTCGGCGTGGCAGTGGTCGTTTATGCAGCCTGCCTCAGCATGGCAGCATTTTTCAGTACGCTGTGCAGCCGCAACACACTGTGGATGTTCCTGTTTTATGGTGTGTTTTTCTTCACGGATCTGCTGCTGCACCTGTTTAAACTGGATGAAGGAATCAAATATGTGCTAAAGACTCAGTTTAATCATATTAGTGCAAACCCGGTCAGTCAGCTTGGCATGCCAATCGTTGTTTCGCTGGTCACATTGGCGGTGTTCTATGCGGCGGGCAGCGCACTTTTCTGCAAAAAGGATGTCAGCTGA
- a CDS encoding DUF1540 domain-containing protein: MTNLQCSVTDCINNKSNCCCRPDILVSGKSACDCEQTSCSDFEKKSGDGAQNSCGCSVPNQQMHIRCEAEKCIYNQNGDCDASNIEVRDCSCQEATCKSETECHTFKMQ; this comes from the coding sequence ATGACAAATCTGCAATGTTCCGTAACCGACTGTATAAACAACAAGTCCAACTGCTGCTGCCGCCCTGACATATTGGTCAGCGGTAAGTCAGCCTGTGACTGCGAACAGACCAGCTGCTCTGACTTTGAAAAAAAGAGCGGCGATGGTGCACAGAACAGCTGTGGCTGCTCTGTCCCCAACCAACAGATGCACATCCGCTGTGAAGCTGAAAAGTGCATTTACAATCAGAACGGTGACTGCGACGCTTCTAATATCGAGGTTCGCGACTGCTCCTGTCAGGAAGCAACCTGCAAATCCGAAACAGAGTGCCACACATTCAAAATGCAATAA
- a CDS encoding type III pantothenate kinase has product MIIAIDVGNTNIVLGCLDSEHTYFTARLSTDVKKTSDEYALMIRNLFHLHGRDRHGVEGAIISSVVPALSVPLQEAVRLVTGKVALIVSSGLKTGLNIRMDNPATLGADLVVDAVAALAEYPKPIFIFDMGTATTMSVIDEKGGYIGGMIMPGPVVSLNALANNASQLAHVDLDTPEKMIGQNTKDCMRSGAVYGHAAMIDGVIDRAEEELGLHATVVATGGVAPVIVAQCRHKIILDDMLMLKGLLILYHKNAKPVK; this is encoded by the coding sequence ATGATTATTGCGATTGATGTTGGAAATACGAATATTGTACTGGGCTGTCTGGACAGCGAGCACACCTACTTTACGGCGCGGCTTTCCACGGATGTGAAAAAAACCAGCGATGAGTATGCTTTGATGATTCGCAACCTGTTTCATCTGCATGGGCGTGACCGGCACGGGGTGGAGGGCGCCATCATTTCTTCTGTGGTTCCGGCGCTGTCAGTGCCGCTGCAGGAGGCTGTGCGGCTGGTGACAGGCAAAGTTGCGCTGATTGTCAGTTCCGGCCTGAAAACCGGCTTAAACATCCGCATGGACAACCCCGCAACGCTGGGCGCGGATTTGGTTGTGGACGCAGTTGCGGCTTTGGCTGAGTACCCCAAGCCAATTTTTATTTTTGATATGGGCACTGCCACAACCATGTCGGTCATCGATGAAAAAGGCGGCTATATCGGCGGTATGATTATGCCGGGGCCGGTGGTTTCGCTGAACGCGCTTGCAAATAACGCAAGTCAGCTTGCACATGTTGATTTGGATACACCGGAAAAAATGATCGGGCAAAATACCAAGGACTGCATGCGTTCCGGTGCGGTGTACGGTCACGCCGCCATGATAGACGGTGTGATCGACCGTGCAGAAGAGGAATTGGGTCTGCATGCAACCGTGGTTGCCACAGGTGGTGTTGCACCGGTGATTGTAGCACAGTGCCGCCATAAAATCATTTTGGACGATATGCTGATGCTCAAAGGTCTGCTGATTTTGTACCACAAAAATGCAAAGCCTGTAAAATAA
- the coaBC gene encoding bifunctional phosphopantothenoylcysteine decarboxylase/phosphopantothenate--cysteine ligase CoaBC, whose amino-acid sequence MLLQNKTILLGVTGSIAAYKAAALASKLTQQGAAVHTLLTQNGAQFVTPVTFEGVTGRKCVVDTFDRNFQYSVEHIALAKQADLVLIAPATANVIAKLANGLADDMLTTTVLACRCPKLIAPAMNTGMYENPVTQDNLAKLRHYGWQVVEPACGRLACGDTGAGKFPEPAVLMEYVLQQLAEEKDMAGLHVLVTAGPTQEALDPVRYLTNHSTGKMGYALAQNAARRGADVTLVTGPTTLEPPAFVHTVPVCSAAEMFDAVTAAAPQQDLLAFAAAVADYRPAQTAEDKIKKSADALAAIPLAATQDILQYVGDHKQPGQLLCGFSMETRDLLENSSKKLVKKHADMIAANNLKVDGAGFGTDTNVMTLITNAGTENLPKLSKYETAGRIWSALLQLRRT is encoded by the coding sequence ATGCTTCTCCAAAATAAAACAATCCTGCTCGGCGTTACCGGCAGTATTGCCGCCTACAAAGCCGCCGCACTTGCCAGCAAACTGACCCAGCAGGGCGCTGCGGTGCACACACTTTTAACACAAAACGGCGCACAGTTTGTAACGCCTGTCACCTTTGAGGGTGTTACCGGCCGCAAGTGCGTTGTGGACACCTTTGACCGCAACTTCCAGTACAGCGTGGAGCACATTGCACTGGCAAAACAGGCCGATTTGGTGCTGATTGCCCCCGCAACGGCAAATGTGATTGCCAAACTGGCAAACGGCCTTGCAGATGATATGCTGACTACAACCGTGCTCGCCTGCCGCTGCCCGAAACTGATTGCTCCCGCCATGAATACCGGCATGTATGAAAATCCGGTGACGCAGGACAATCTCGCAAAGCTGCGGCATTACGGCTGGCAGGTCGTGGAACCGGCCTGCGGGCGGCTTGCCTGCGGCGACACCGGCGCAGGCAAATTCCCGGAACCCGCTGTGCTGATGGAATATGTACTGCAGCAGCTCGCCGAAGAAAAAGACATGGCTGGGCTGCATGTGCTGGTAACTGCCGGCCCAACACAGGAAGCACTGGACCCGGTGCGCTACCTTACCAATCATTCCACCGGAAAAATGGGCTATGCACTTGCACAGAACGCTGCCCGCCGCGGTGCCGACGTGACCTTGGTGACCGGTCCGACCACCCTGGAGCCACCTGCATTCGTACACACGGTTCCAGTTTGTTCCGCCGCAGAAATGTTTGACGCGGTCACAGCCGCCGCCCCACAACAGGATCTGCTTGCTTTTGCCGCCGCAGTAGCGGACTATCGTCCCGCGCAGACCGCCGAAGACAAAATCAAAAAGAGTGCGGACGCGCTTGCCGCCATTCCGCTTGCCGCCACACAGGACATTCTGCAGTATGTTGGTGACCATAAGCAGCCAGGGCAGCTGCTCTGCGGCTTTTCTATGGAAACCCGTGATCTGCTTGAAAATTCAAGTAAAAAATTGGTAAAAAAGCATGCAGATATGATTGCCGCAAACAACCTGAAAGTGGACGGCGCCGGTTTTGGAACTGACACCAATGTCATGACACTGATTACAAACGCAGGTACTGAGAATTTGCCAAAGCTCAGTAAATACGAAACTGCCGGAAGAATCTGGTCCGCTCTGCTCCAGCTGCGCCGGACATAA
- a CDS encoding ATP-binding cassette domain-containing protein, which yields MEQAVIQTNSISKVYKKAAAVSNLSIQVNRGDIYALVGQNGAGKTTLLKMICGLTPQTSGELILSGKTSEGDLHRARARMGTMIETPGFFPYLSAQDNLMYYQIQRGKKNKATVENVLQFVGLADAGSKKFRNFSLGMKQRLGLALAIMDNPEILVLDEPINGLDPMGIKEFRDIILKLNREKKTTILISSHILGELSQIATTYGFISKGQMVEHITAEELKEKCRTFLRVDVDNTNAASEILKSECQCQNIEIVDEHTLHIGERIDESGIFVRALVESGVMVSQVYRAGINLEEYFIGLIGGNKNV from the coding sequence ATGGAGCAGGCAGTTATCCAAACAAACAGTATCAGTAAGGTCTACAAAAAGGCCGCTGCGGTTTCCAATTTGAGCATACAGGTGAACCGCGGTGATATTTACGCTCTGGTTGGGCAGAACGGCGCAGGCAAAACAACGCTGCTAAAAATGATTTGCGGACTTACCCCGCAGACTTCCGGGGAACTGATACTTTCCGGCAAAACTTCGGAGGGCGATTTGCACCGGGCACGTGCGCGCATGGGCACAATGATTGAAACACCCGGCTTTTTCCCGTATCTTTCTGCACAGGACAATCTGATGTACTACCAGATTCAGCGCGGCAAAAAAAACAAAGCCACTGTGGAAAACGTTTTGCAGTTTGTTGGTCTTGCGGACGCGGGAAGCAAAAAATTCCGCAATTTTTCACTTGGTATGAAACAGCGGCTTGGCCTTGCGTTGGCGATTATGGATAATCCGGAAATCCTGGTGCTGGATGAGCCGATTAACGGTCTTGACCCGATGGGCATCAAAGAGTTCCGAGACATTATTTTGAAGCTGAACCGTGAAAAGAAAACAACGATTCTGATTTCCAGCCATATCCTGGGGGAACTTTCACAGATTGCTACTACTTACGGCTTTATCAGCAAAGGACAGATGGTGGAACACATCACAGCAGAGGAATTGAAAGAAAAGTGCCGTACTTTCCTGCGTGTCGATGTGGACAATACGAATGCTGCGTCTGAAATTTTGAAAAGCGAGTGCCAGTGCCAGAACATTGAAATCGTTGATGAACATACGCTGCACATTGGAGAACGCATTGACGAATCCGGAATTTTTGTACGTGCACTTGTGGAAAGCGGCGTAATGGTTTCGCAGGTCTACCGTGCGGGCATCAATCTGGAAGAATACTTTATCGGCCTGATTGGAGGAAATAAAAATGTTTAA